The following is a genomic window from Vitis vinifera cultivar Pinot Noir 40024 chromosome 6, ASM3070453v1.
TATCGCCTTTGTTCAACCATTGAGGAACCATGGTACGTGCGGTTGCCTCGTCAAGAGTCAACTACAGTGAAGATGTCAAATTACAAGATATGGAGGATTTTGATAGACCTACTTTGCCTATCAGCATTCGAGGCTTTTGAGCAAAACAGGATTCAAAAAGGAGATGGTGCCACCAACTCTCTTCCCTTAGTGGAACTAGTGTTATCCTAGTCTATTCGGTGGAACAGATCATCATTCCACAAAATAGCAAATTCCTAAGGCTTTATCTGGGTAGATTTAGCCATACATACGAAAAGCTTagattaaaatttcaatatgataataaataccatataatttttcttaagttCAATATTATATTTGGCTAATATTAGACAAATAAATGACTCTTGCTATTTGAATCTGAAGAACAAAATAATAGGTTAATTTCATTAATGTGCTTAACGCTTACACTCATCCAATCTTCTACACATGTGCACATGGtacagaagaaaaaaaggaaaacgagAGCACATATCTCTCAAACACATGAAAGCAAAATACATAATAAACCAAGGGAATGGACTGACCTTATAAAATTAACAGCAAGGCCTAGTCCACCTGATGAACAGTCACAAGACGCACAATAGGCAGAATATTCTCAATTTTTTGTCTACAaactgccttttttttttcttttttactgtCTTGTCCGAGTTTCCTCTACTGGGTGCAACCTTCAAATCACAGtagtgtttttactttttagttaTATAACACTCCCACTTGGAGATTCACCGGATGGGTGGATGCTTCATTTGTATTAAGCGTAACCTGGATTGAAAAATAAAGCCTCCTGGTAAATCATATCCTTCATCTGTTCTTCTACCAGAGCTTGTTGCTCAAATTCAAAGGAAAATGGCTCTGGGCAAACTGGTTCATCAGCTGTATCATGTAATCTTGAAAGGTAAGGATGGGCTAATGCTTCTTCAACTGCACCCATAGTTGGAATTCAATGTTAGATACAAGAAAATTAAAGCAGCAATAGGAAATCACTAACCAAAAAGGGGAAAACAGAAATACAATCGATATCTTGATGGTAATATTTTCATCGAGGCAAGTGATCTTGTGTATAAATTTAACTCCATCTGAGACAACTCTATGATGCCAAGGCAGTATTGTAATGGTATCCAGCTCAACACTGATCAaggattcaatttttgaataaaacatGGACAGGAATACAATAAGCACGTAATGTAGGAAAATGTCAACTTGACCGGTCTTTCAAAAAGTTAGAAAGCCAACATTGTCACACCATATTGCTATAAAACTAACAAAGTAAACGTGGATGCTAGATGGGTCAAATTTCTTTCATAGCCAGCTTGACCCTGATTTTGACACACTTAAATTGAGGATAAACTATTTAGTATTCAGTTGAATATTCTTAAAGGGAAAACAATGCACTTCaagaaatattttgaaaaagaaaacttaagGACAaggacttaaaaaaaaattgttccaattaaatataaatatatgaactggttttgtaaaacaaattttgattttggacAACAAACCTCACTATGAAGTCAAATTATGTACTCATGGCGCTTAGTAGTTAATGGAGTTTAATCACATTGAGACCAAAGAACTAGTAGGTaagttattatttaattctgTCTACGCGAGCAGCAAATAGCATCAGATAAGGAAATTACCAGTAATTCTTTTAGTCGGATCAAATGTCAACATTCTATCAATGAGATCAATGGCCAGTGGATGAATATGTGGGAAAACGTTTACTAATGGCTGGCGGGGATGTTGGGGGAGTTGCATGATATATCTTCTTGCATCATCATTCCGAACAAACCCAAGATCAGACTCAGTGGGTGTGCCAAGAAGCTAAAAAGTACAAAAGCATGTGTAAGCATTTGTCCAGCATAAAGCATTATATATACACttaaataaatatgtataaaacCAACAAAATTATACATAATCACACAATTCAACTTTTAATAATCTTTAATATTGTTACACAGATTGGAAGCTGAAATCATAACAGGGCTACTCTGTGGCAGGGCCACTCTGTAGCAGGGCACTATGCTATTATTCGATAAAGCGTATCCAATTCCGCATTTCCAACCATGCAACCATGAAACCAAATTCAGATACTTGAAAAAATTATCTAATAAGTCATATTTCTTCTCCTAAGATGTTTCAAATGCaaaatgaaattacaaaaatcttaaaaaaccaactctattcatttaaatttcttCTTACCTCTGTCAATAAGCGCATTTGATGCACATGGTCTTTACCCGCAAATAAAGGCCTTCTGTTCATAAGCTCCATAAAAATGCAACCCACAGACCAGACATCAATTGCAGCAGTGTAATCTGAAGAATTCAGCAGTAGTTCAGGTGCCCTGTACCATCTCGTAACAACATATTCCGTCATGAACTCATTCTCTGCAGTTGGACGAGCAAGACCAAAATCACAAATTTTTAGATCACAATTTGCATTCAGCAAGAGGTTGCTGGGCTTCAAATCTCTATGAATCACATTTGCGGAGTGTATATATTTCAGTCCACGAAGTATCTGGTACAAGAAGTACTGCAGAAAATTCCACTTATAAAATAAGTTGCAGTTCTTCCAACGGAACAAATAAACAAGGGAAGAAGTGAAGCtcaaatattagaattttgagTTGCTCTTAAGAACAATGCAAAGAGAATTACTTGACAGTGCTCCTCTGATAAACCTTGGTTGGAGCGAATTATTTGGTGCAGATCAGTGTCCATGAGTTCCGTGGCAATGTAGACATCAGAAAATTCTCTCCTTAAAGGAGGAGGGACTACATCTCTTATACCTATAACCTGTTTCAGGGgaagtatttttagtgaaaaaagATTTAGAAACTGTCAAAGTTAACCGCTAAACTTGCATTGACAACAAAAACTACTTCTAcaatcatattttgttttccaCAAAAGAAGCAGAGAGATAACAAGAGATGTCATCCTTTTAAAGTTGATCAACATCAATTATTCATATTTGCCttctcaaattagaaatttacaGCCAACTATTACAAAAACAGGAAGATAATTGGATAATCGGTGTGCTTCGAAATGCTAGAATCCTTCTAAGGTCACAGCTCCTGGAGACCTTTCTTAGACACTGTTCCTCAAGCTACAATACTCTGATACCATCAGGAAGTGTTTATCCTATCAGACCACAATCAATCAAATAGAGAGATTGATGTCGTTTTGTATCAATCTAAAGTCTAAAGACATGATAGATTATTTGAAGtatattcaaataattgaatgaaaattccaaaataaacACTCACGTTTTCGTGATCCAAATGTCTAAGAAGTTTAATCTCCCGAAGCGTACGCTTCGCATCCATGTGATTATCGAAGGCGTTCGCTATTTTCTTGATTGCTACCATTTCATTCGTCTCCGAATTCAACACCGAGCTTCAAAATTCAAGCcgaaacaagaaagaaaacgaATCCAATAACTCAGTGATCatccaaaataggaaataaaacaattataacATCCACCAACACGATCGCCAATCAGATtcatcaaaactaaaacaaaaagggaaataaatagataaatcatAAGATCGTATACCAGACGATCCCGTATGCGCCACGACCGATCGGCATGATCGGAGGCCGGTACTTCGCTGTGATCTCAAAGAGATTTCCGAAGATGTTGTGTTGGAAAAACAGACCTCCATGTGTCGGAACAGCCGGAAAATCACTTAATTGACCGCCGGTGGAGTTCCTCGTATTGTCAGCCATTTCTATACTCACTTGTTGCAGCTCCCCTTCTCTCTCTACCTTCtcccactttctctctctactgaTGTTTGATTACGCCACGAAGATATTTGTACTTATATAAGAAGAGGAGACGCCGCCTCTTTCGGGGAAGATGAAAGGAAATGGACTCGAAAACGCGCGATGGGCCAATAACGCGTACCACGAAGAAGAGGTCAGACGGCTGACAATCAGCCGCCTCTGATCGACGGTAGAGACGAGTCCAGTTTTTCAAAGGTCCCCTCTTCAGCTAATTTGGATTGTACACCCACCATactcacaaaataaaataattttatcatatttaataatcatataaaaaaaatcataaaaaaaatcaaatcaaattaaaattaattaaaaacttatatttttaaattatttaatttttatatttcttcttttgacatatttttcttaaattttctgGGATGGATGGCTTATTATTTTATTCGTTATAATCGTTAATTGGTGCCACGTAATCAAGCATTATGCCAAAATTCTTATCCCCATCCCTTTTGTCAACTTGGTCAGATTCACAATTAGGTTGGGATACTTCTGCCACCCTGGCTCTTTCGGATAAAATATCTtcatatgtgtgtatatatatatatatatatatatatatataaactattgGTTCTTTGGGATAAAGTTTTAAACTAATGCATGCTAATTGGTTCTTTCAcgtaacactttttttttaccatGAATGGAGTTACTAAAAACTTTTAgaacatatgttttttttattcacattcTAGCACTGATTGATTCCTTATAAAGGGCAAAgtaaaattatatattgaaaGATTTTCATAAGAATCTTCGAAAAAACTTTGATATTCTAATAGTATTTGATCGATTcagataagataaaaaaattagataatatatttcatcaaatatataaTCCAACGTCTTTTTCACggataaacataaatattttttagatgttatatttgattatagGAAGGTattaaggtttttatttttaaaaaatataataaataggatgtaattaaaattaattaggaatttgtgtatatttttattatttaattattatataaaataaatttaaatataataatagttaatagtttttttttttttcttgcatccTTCTCCTCAATTTTCGAAGCACAAACAATTTCGATAGGAGTTTCAGCGTTGCTTAACAAAGTCCTTAACGGTATCGTGTGTAGGGTTCGTGAGACGGAGACCCACCATTGGATGCTATTTCTTAGAGTCAACATAATCATTTGACTGGAGGGATGGTGTGGATTGCTTTTGAGTCAGATGCACGAGTTTGACATTTTTTTCGTTGGATTCTTTATGAAAAAAGGGCAAAATGGTAATTCTCTGTCTGCCTAACTTCCAGGATTAAAGCGATGGCGTGAAGAGCGGTCAATGGACTAGAAAAAAGATGGGTCAATGTTTAAGCACGCCGCGTTGCCAGGCCACTTTCGTCCCATGGAAATTCTCCTTTCAAAGTCATGCCTAAGAATTGATCACCTTGTTAAAAATACAGTTGTTTGAGAaactatgtttttattttataaaaaaaccttttggtaatgtttttaaaaaatattttttattctaaaaaaacttttttttaaatatttaaatttcatttgatagtgattctaaaaaacacttttatatttttaatatttaaaattttttatcattcaagtgttagaaatgttggaaacactttttagaatcattttcaattacgcttttaatttttaaaaattttaaaacttatttataatattaaaaaaatcatttctccGGTTCtttgaagaaatatttaaaaataaacactttaaaaaaatattttcacaaaaaatacTCTAAAAcgaacttaaaaaatatatgtttaatagcatttttacttaaaatatttaaaatgaaagtgtttttaaaagaataatttctctcaaaattttaataatttttcaaaattttaaagtattttttaaattttatcaaatatcttatgttaaaagtgttttttaaaacactacGACAAAGACTCACACTGCAACAAAGACTCTCAGGTCTTGTCTGgtaattggtttttaaaataatttttaaaaatagtttttaaaaataatttttaaaaattgttttatgatattttgtaaaacaaaagtttatttggaaatctaaaatatttttaaatatattttaaaaataatttttatgttcacaaccttatttttaataattatatatatttatataattaatttttaaaacaattctaaaaaaataagtgaaaataactaaaaaatgttttctgaaaatatcatattttattttttctgataataaaaaataaaaaatagtttataattATCAAAcggtttttcaaattttttaatctaaaaaataaaacattgtttttgaaaactattggTAAACCAGACCTTAACTTCTtacactattattattattattattattatgtactgatttgaagttcaaattGAATAGTGTTTGCGCATGAagtgtattattattatatgaagTTGAAAAGGAGCTCACATTTTTTGTACAAGCTATCCTAACGGAATTCAAGCATGATTTGTATAAGTTTGACCGACC
Proteins encoded in this region:
- the LOC100263976 gene encoding mitogen-activated protein kinase 3 codes for the protein MADNTRNSTGGQLSDFPAVPTHGGLFFQHNIFGNLFEITAKYRPPIMPIGRGAYGIVCSVLNSETNEMVAIKKIANAFDNHMDAKRTLREIKLLRHLDHENVIGIRDVVPPPLRREFSDVYIATELMDTDLHQIIRSNQGLSEEHCQYFLYQILRGLKYIHSANVIHRDLKPSNLLLNANCDLKICDFGLARPTAENEFMTEYVVTRWYRAPELLLNSSDYTAAIDVWSVGCIFMELMNRRPLFAGKDHVHQMRLLTELLGTPTESDLGFVRNDDARRYIMQLPQHPRQPLVNVFPHIHPLAIDLIDRMLTFDPTKRITVEEALAHPYLSRLHDTADEPVCPEPFSFEFEQQALVEEQMKDMIYQEALFFNPGYA